GATCGCGACGCCATCGAGCGCCGCGCTGATACGGTCGAAGCCTTCGTACGCGATCCTGCCCGGCGTGAATCGCTAGCGACCGTTCTCGACGGCTGTTTCGATCTCGAACGCATCGCGCAGAAGGTGCGCTTGCGCCGCGCGCTGCCGCGCGATCTCGCGTCACTTCGCCGCACGCTCGCCTATCTCGATCCGATTCGCGACGCGCTTGCCGATCCGAGTTTACCGCCGAACCTGCACGCCTGCGCCGAGGCAATCGGCAACTTTGAAGAGCTGGCGCTCGATCTGCAGCGGAGTCTGGTGGAAGATCCGCCGGCGACGCTCGCTGACGGCGGCGTGATTCGGCCCGACAGCGATCCCGATCTCGAAGAAGCGGTGTCGCTGCGGACCGACGGTCGCGCACACATCGCGGCGCTCGAAGAGCGCGAACGTGAACGCACCGGAATTCGTTCGCTCAAAGTCAAGTACGCGAGCGCATTCGGCTACGCAATCGAAATCAGCAAGAATAACCTGGCCGCCGTTCCGGAGAACTACACGCGACGCCAAACGCTGACCAATGGTGAGCGCTTCGTCACGCCGGAGCTCCGCGAGCTCGACTTGGCGATCGCCAATGCGCAGACGCGTCAGCGCCAACGTGAGGCAGAGCTGTTCGAGACGCTCGTCGAGCGGGTTGCCGTTCGCGCGGACGATCTTATGCGCGCGGCCGATGCGCTGGCGGAGATCGACGCAGTTTGCGCGCTCGGGCAAGTCGCGGTTGAGCGCGGCTACGTGCGCCCGCGCTTCGTTGACGGTTCGCATGTCCGGATCGTTGACGGCCGGCATCCGGTCATGGAAGCGATCTTGGGGACGCAGTTTGTTCCGAACGACTTGAACGTCGAGGAAGACCACGCCCGGTTTCTGGTACTCACCGGTCCGAACATGGGTGGCAAGTCGACATTTCTGCGGCAGAGCGCGTTGCTCGTCATCTTGGCGCAAATCGGAGCGTTCGTTCCGGCGCGTTCGATGGAGCTTGGAATCATCGAGCGCATCTTCACGCGAATCGGCGCCGGCGACGATCTTGCATCGGGACAGTCGACCTTTTACGTCGAGATGCTCGAAACAGCGAACATCTTGCGGCGCGCGACGCGACGCAGTTTGCTGCTCATCGATGAGGTCGGCCGAGGGACCGGGACCGTCGACGGCCTCTCGATCGCGCAAGCGATTTGCGAATACTTGCTCGATCAGGAGATGCGCGCGCCGATCGTCTTGTTTGCGACCCATTTCCACGAGCTCGTCGCGCTCGCCGAGCGTTGGCCCCTTGTCGCCAACTATCACATCACTGCGGTGGAGAACACCAAAGACGGTGCGCCGATTTTCTCGCATCGTGTCTTGCCGGGAAGCTCCTCGCGTTCGTTCGGAATCGAAGTGGCGCGGATGGCGGGTTTGCCGCGGAGCGTCGTCGCGCGAGCCAAAGAGATCGCGCAAGCTCTTGAAGAGCGTCCAACGCTCGAAGCACAACGTCCGTTACGCGGCCGTATGAGCAAGCCGCAGATCGAGGAACAGCCGCTGCTCTTTCCGCGTTCGTGATTCAGCTTCTCGATCCGGAAACGATCGGACAGATCGCCGCCGGCGAAGTCGTCGAGCGGCCGATGTCCGTCGTCAAAGAGCTGGTTGAAAACGCGCTCGATGCCGGCGCCCATCGCATAACCGTGCGCATCGCGGGCGGAGGGCTCGATGAGATCGAAGTCATCGACGACGGTGACGGTATCGCTCCGGCCGAGCTCAAGCTTGCGGTTTCGCGTCACGCCACCAGCAAATTGCGTGAAACCAGCGATCTGCAGCGCGTAACCACGCTCGGCTTTCGCGGCGAGGGTTTGGCGAGCATCGCCTCCGTATCGCGCCTCGAGATCGTATCGCGTACGGCGAACTCCGACATCGGCTCGCGGATCGAAGCCTTCGCCGAGCAAACCGGCGACGTCGAGCCGGCTGCCTCCCCGGTTGGAACGCGCGTCACGGCACGCGACTTGTTCGGCAACATCCCCGTGCGGCGCGACTTCTTGCGGTCGGCCAGCGCCGAGTTTTCGCGCATCTCGAATTGGCTGGGGATGATGGCGCTCGCGTATCCGGACACGACGTTTGCGCTCGCGCACGATGGCCGTGACGTGTGGATTCTTCCGTCGGGCGACGTCGTCGAGCAACGGCTCGAGCACGTGTTCGGTAAGAACTTGGCGCACGCACTTATCCCGCTGCATCCACTATCAGGCGCGCACGAGATCGGCGTGAGCGGTTTCGTGAGTGCCCCGGGAACCGATCGCAGCGACCGCCGGATGCAGCATCTCTTCGTCAACGGACGCCTCTTGCGCAGCGGCTTGCTGTCGGGCGTATGGAGTGCGGCGTATGCAACGTTTGCAATGAGCGGGCGGCACCCGTTCGGCGTCTTGTTTCTTGCGCTTCCGCCCGATCACGTCGATCCGAACGTTCACCCCACGAAGACTGACGTGCGCTTGCGCTACGATCGCGCCGTTTTCGAAACGGTTCGTGGAACGCTGACGAATTCGCTGCGCGACAATGCGCGCGAGCGTCTCTCGCACAGCGTCTCGTTTTCGCCGCTGGCGGCCACCGGCGGCGCGAACGGATCGCAGGCCCCGCTGTTCGCTGCAGATCTCGAGGTTGTACCGGAATCGCGGACGCGCGTGCTCGCTCAGCTGGACGCAACGTATATTTTGGCGACAGACGGTAACGCGGTCGTCCTGGTCGACCAGCACGCTGCGCACGAGCGGATCGCTTTTGAGGCGATCGAACGGAACGCGGCTTTAGCGAATCACGCGCAGAGCGAACCGTTGCTCGTGCCCTTCGAGTTTGAGCTCGATGCTGCGCAGAGTCAGGCGCTCGATCCCGCTCTCGAATCTCTAAGGGCAGCCGGGCTTGAAATCGAGCCATTCGGCGAGCGCGTGTATCGTATCACCGCGACGCCCGCCGGGTATCGCTGGACGACCGGTTCGCGCGAATTCGACATCGGCGAATTTCTCCGCGACCTCAGCGATGAAACCGTCGGCATGACCTTTCGCGAGCGCGTGTGGGCGTCGCTTGCTTGTCATTCGGTCGTTCGCGCCCACGAGTTTCTCTCCGACGTCGAGATGCGCGCGCTGCTCGATCAACTTGGAGGATGTCGAAACCCGATGCATTGTCCGCATGGCCGGCCGACGGTCGTGCGACTCGACGCCGAGGCGATCGCAAGGCTCTTCAAGCGTACGTGAGGTCCGGCGTCGTCATTCTTGCTGGGCCGACGGCGTCCGGAAAAACCAACCTTGCAATCACACTCGCGAAAGAGCTTGGCGGTGAGATCGTCGGCGCTGACTCGCGCCAGATTTATCGCGGGATGCCGATCGGTACGGCTGCACCGACCGCGCTGCAGCTGCGAGAAGTGCCACATCATCTGGTGGGCTTTCTGGATCCGCGCGAGCGATATTCGGCCGCGAGGTTCGTGCTCGATGCACTCGGCGCAATCGCCGATATCGACGCCCGCGGAAAACAACCGATCGTCACCGGTGGAACCGGATTCTACATCCGTGCGCTAGCCGGTGACGTTGCCCTTTCCGGCGCACGCGATGAAAGTTTGCGCGCGCGTCTCGCGCGCGAAGCGCTCATCCATCCGGGCGATTTCATGCACGCGTGGCTTAGCGTTCTCGATCATGCGCGCGCGGAAGCGCTCGACGCG
Above is a genomic segment from Candidatus Baltobacteraceae bacterium containing:
- the miaA gene encoding tRNA (adenosine(37)-N6)-dimethylallyltransferase MiaA; the encoded protein is MRSGVVILAGPTASGKTNLAITLAKELGGEIVGADSRQIYRGMPIGTAAPTALQLREVPHHLVGFLDPRERYSAARFVLDALGAIADIDARGKQPIVTGGTGFYIRALAGDVALSGARDESLRARLAREALIHPGDFMHAWLSVLDHARAEALDAADGYRVARALEVALAARSDAGPIDVERRSLRSEQMRYVKVYLDVPIAELETRIEARVDGMLEQGLIVEAERLGDDVVAASAVGYPQANAYLRGQATRKELRMHLLRATRRYAKRQETWFRSEPDVERVRPEHAREFVLARLKAWA
- the mutS gene encoding DNA mismatch repair protein MutS; this encodes MTRYSPMLEQYFGMKARYPEALLLSRVGDFYESYGADAEALARSLSIALTSKEAGSGQRIAMAGVPHHALDAYLAKLVMQRLVVALAEQLEVPVPNKLVRRDVVRVVTPGTVVEEPLLKSSAANYLCALVAMGDSLGLAGADLSTGYVAATAFSGEHAFEDALAELARLSPAEIVADVPPQTRAALELNLTGGARMTSSSLASVNGVAHAAIDGFDAEESAAIYRALGAIRTFVRRVGFEGESTLREPVYYAQRTFLALDPRSRAHLELTHALGQNEKATLLATIDRTRTAMGSRMLARWLLAPLVDRDAIERRADTVEAFVRDPARRESLATVLDGCFDLERIAQKVRLRRALPRDLASLRRTLAYLDPIRDALADPSLPPNLHACAEAIGNFEELALDLQRSLVEDPPATLADGGVIRPDSDPDLEEAVSLRTDGRAHIAALEERERERTGIRSLKVKYASAFGYAIEISKNNLAAVPENYTRRQTLTNGERFVTPELRELDLAIANAQTRQRQREAELFETLVERVAVRADDLMRAADALAEIDAVCALGQVAVERGYVRPRFVDGSHVRIVDGRHPVMEAILGTQFVPNDLNVEEDHARFLVLTGPNMGGKSTFLRQSALLVILAQIGAFVPARSMELGIIERIFTRIGAGDDLASGQSTFYVEMLETANILRRATRRSLLLIDEVGRGTGTVDGLSIAQAICEYLLDQEMRAPIVLFATHFHELVALAERWPLVANYHITAVENTKDGAPIFSHRVLPGSSSRSFGIEVARMAGLPRSVVARAKEIAQALEERPTLEAQRPLRGRMSKPQIEEQPLLFPRS
- the mutL gene encoding DNA mismatch repair endonuclease MutL translates to MIQLLDPETIGQIAAGEVVERPMSVVKELVENALDAGAHRITVRIAGGGLDEIEVIDDGDGIAPAELKLAVSRHATSKLRETSDLQRVTTLGFRGEGLASIASVSRLEIVSRTANSDIGSRIEAFAEQTGDVEPAASPVGTRVTARDLFGNIPVRRDFLRSASAEFSRISNWLGMMALAYPDTTFALAHDGRDVWILPSGDVVEQRLEHVFGKNLAHALIPLHPLSGAHEIGVSGFVSAPGTDRSDRRMQHLFVNGRLLRSGLLSGVWSAAYATFAMSGRHPFGVLFLALPPDHVDPNVHPTKTDVRLRYDRAVFETVRGTLTNSLRDNARERLSHSVSFSPLAATGGANGSQAPLFAADLEVVPESRTRVLAQLDATYILATDGNAVVLVDQHAAHERIAFEAIERNAALANHAQSEPLLVPFEFELDAAQSQALDPALESLRAAGLEIEPFGERVYRITATPAGYRWTTGSREFDIGEFLRDLSDETVGMTFRERVWASLACHSVVRAHEFLSDVEMRALLDQLGGCRNPMHCPHGRPTVVRLDAEAIARLFKRT